One region of Metallosphaera sedula DSM 5348 genomic DNA includes:
- a CDS encoding MFS transporter → MNWKLVILSLGMSLTFWDIFNVPYIINYAGTQFHASPLLASLPLSAEMIGYALGGALNGLLSSLRGRKPGLLLSMGLVAVGSLVGFVAQSFSWLIPAELLIGLGIEGELSVVPAYVSETVTPERRGRSVGLVTASGFLTTLVVGPIAVLLNGEWRFLFLAGLLVSLIALITRVKLPESKMWTERRGKLSFDLGIAIMTLVWFLSYFTGYALFADPVFQFIGSHGFTNTSLYFTYILYGDPLGVVLATVLNDKFERKFSVALVNILAGVVIVGWFFSSGLTFLLLGFAEMFLQGFKFPVMYTYTSEIFGTKIRTLGYGIADGLGHLGGAVGPILFASTYMSNQLSSFLMLSVVTALAGVIVLAWGVKTTGKPLEQIRG, encoded by the coding sequence ATGAATTGGAAACTGGTAATACTATCACTGGGAATGTCGTTAACCTTTTGGGACATTTTTAACGTCCCATACATCATAAATTACGCTGGGACCCAGTTTCACGCGTCACCTCTCCTCGCGAGTCTACCCCTTTCCGCCGAGATGATCGGTTACGCTTTGGGTGGGGCGTTGAACGGGCTCCTCTCTAGCCTGAGGGGGAGGAAGCCTGGGCTACTTCTATCCATGGGATTGGTTGCGGTTGGCTCACTTGTGGGGTTCGTGGCACAATCCTTTTCCTGGCTAATTCCCGCTGAACTGCTGATAGGTCTAGGGATAGAGGGTGAGCTTAGCGTTGTTCCCGCTTACGTATCGGAGACAGTCACTCCTGAGAGGAGAGGGAGATCCGTGGGTCTAGTTACGGCATCGGGTTTCCTCACAACCTTGGTGGTGGGTCCAATCGCTGTCCTGTTGAATGGAGAGTGGAGGTTCCTCTTCCTGGCAGGCTTATTAGTTTCCCTGATTGCCTTGATAACCAGGGTCAAATTACCCGAGTCCAAGATGTGGACTGAAAGGAGAGGTAAGCTCTCATTTGACCTAGGGATAGCCATAATGACCCTGGTGTGGTTTCTAAGCTACTTCACGGGTTACGCCCTCTTCGCCGATCCGGTGTTTCAGTTCATAGGTTCCCATGGCTTCACCAACACTTCGCTCTACTTCACGTACATACTTTACGGAGATCCCCTTGGCGTGGTGTTGGCCACAGTCCTAAACGACAAGTTCGAGAGGAAGTTTAGCGTGGCCTTGGTTAACATACTCGCAGGCGTTGTCATCGTAGGATGGTTCTTCTCCAGCGGTTTAACTTTCCTGCTTCTGGGCTTCGCAGAGATGTTCCTGCAGGGTTTCAAGTTCCCGGTAATGTACACCTACACTTCGGAGATATTCGGAACTAAAATAAGGACCCTTGGCTACGGAATTGCGGATGGTTTGGGTCACCTTGGAGGTGCCGTGGGACCAATACTCTTTGCCTCTACCTACATGTCAAACCAGTTGAGCTCATTCCTCATGCTATCAGTGGTTACTGCCCTAGCTGGGGTTATAGTCTTGGCCTGGGGAGTCAAGACGACTGGAAAACCACTGGAACAGATCAGGGGATAA
- a CDS encoding oxidoreductase, which translates to MKLLEPFNIGDVEVRNRVVMSPMISNLGTPQGYPSEEHIAYLSRRAISAGLIITEYTYVNRRDARGSPNQLGLYDDEVVPKFSRLVDAVHGRGSKVFVQLVHVGRKTRRSFIWGNEPIAPSPIPIMDPVREMTEDDIKRVIDDFAKASERAERAGFDGIELHGAHGYLIAQFLSPATNKRTDRYSDGVIFLEELIKEVRSRVSIPVGLRISVTEFDDEGLTPELVSKIVSRVETHLDYVHLSAGRDGPLGSSMPIYWKRPAFLEYAKEMRRPRIPLLLVGSVITLKDAEEVLEVADAVVLGRQLLADPDWLPKSLKGEPVRYCIRCNQLCRGFASREVRCDVNPELGWELLPIKPGSGRVTVVGGGLTGLEASRVLAKRGFKVTLLEQGDRLGGQLNWIMDPWKREFLSIVEYYEKELARLNVEIHLNTKGSRDEGLWAVPDRTQPQFKEINNTEILIDSNLYAYQDYAFKWAENNRVAITEKSLHHLDGTRRYLLEKAYAERGISVVKEGKGKVEFREFVRQQPTIGQAISRGFFMALDYEP; encoded by the coding sequence ATGAAGCTTTTGGAACCGTTCAATATAGGAGATGTGGAAGTCAGGAATAGGGTTGTAATGTCTCCCATGATCTCGAACCTGGGAACGCCTCAGGGTTACCCCAGTGAGGAGCACATTGCCTATCTTTCTAGGAGAGCGATATCAGCTGGACTCATCATCACGGAGTACACTTACGTTAACAGAAGGGACGCAAGGGGATCCCCGAACCAATTGGGACTTTACGACGACGAGGTAGTCCCGAAGTTCTCCAGGTTGGTTGACGCCGTTCACGGAAGGGGGTCAAAGGTCTTCGTACAACTGGTTCACGTGGGAAGGAAAACCAGAAGAAGTTTCATCTGGGGGAACGAGCCCATAGCTCCCTCACCGATTCCCATCATGGATCCTGTTAGGGAAATGACTGAGGACGACATCAAGAGGGTTATAGACGACTTCGCCAAGGCCTCAGAGAGGGCGGAAAGGGCAGGATTTGACGGAATTGAGTTACATGGAGCCCACGGTTACCTAATTGCCCAGTTCCTATCCCCTGCCACTAACAAGAGGACCGATAGATACTCAGACGGAGTGATCTTCCTAGAGGAACTCATAAAGGAGGTGAGGAGTCGCGTATCCATCCCTGTGGGGCTAAGGATCAGCGTAACGGAGTTTGACGACGAGGGACTTACTCCAGAGTTGGTCTCGAAGATAGTCTCCAGGGTGGAGACCCATCTGGACTACGTTCACCTATCAGCAGGGAGGGATGGCCCCCTGGGATCGTCCATGCCCATTTACTGGAAGAGACCTGCCTTCCTCGAGTACGCCAAGGAAATGCGAAGACCTAGGATCCCTCTTCTCCTCGTGGGATCCGTCATAACCCTAAAGGACGCCGAGGAGGTGCTGGAGGTTGCAGATGCAGTGGTCCTGGGGAGGCAACTCCTTGCAGACCCTGATTGGTTACCCAAGAGTCTTAAGGGTGAACCCGTGAGGTACTGCATACGATGCAATCAGCTGTGCAGGGGATTTGCCAGCAGGGAGGTGAGATGTGACGTCAACCCAGAACTGGGGTGGGAGCTCCTTCCCATAAAACCAGGTTCAGGTAGAGTCACAGTGGTGGGAGGAGGACTAACGGGGCTAGAGGCGTCTAGAGTCCTGGCAAAGAGGGGATTCAAGGTGACCCTTTTAGAGCAGGGGGATAGATTGGGCGGTCAGCTGAACTGGATCATGGATCCCTGGAAGAGGGAGTTCCTCTCCATCGTGGAGTACTACGAGAAGGAGTTGGCCAGACTTAACGTGGAGATACATCTCAATACCAAGGGTAGCCGGGACGAGGGATTATGGGCAGTTCCTGACAGGACACAACCGCAATTCAAGGAAATAAATAACACGGAGATTCTCATAGACTCAAACCTCTACGCCTACCAGGATTACGCTTTCAAATGGGCTGAGAACAACAGGGTCGCGATCACTGAGAAGAGCCTTCACCACCTAGACGGGACTAGGAGATACCTTCTAGAGAAGGCGTATGCAGAGAGGGGAATCTCAGTGGTCAAGGAGGGAAAGGGAAAGGTCGAGTTCAGGGAGTTCGTTAGGCAACAGCCCACCATAGGGCAAGCCATCTCGAGGGGGTTCTTCATGGCCCTAGATTACGAACCGTGA